One genomic window of Etheostoma spectabile isolate EspeVRDwgs_2016 chromosome 5, UIUC_Espe_1.0, whole genome shotgun sequence includes the following:
- the lzts1 gene encoding leucine zipper putative tumor suppressor 1: MGSVSSLVNGNGLNSKHCQASEHRLKKKTNTLRKSGGCSLDELLTCGFTQGSSSAAQPSKGLSHSRSGRSEDFFYIKVSHKPRSAHYRGGPMEDRTGGKNRDGESDGRLQPKLLLMSGNMAERVSAEKSLIRSTAFKPVIPRSTLSTETGHNSLDHILCPLEKARSPDIRHKQDTFSGTLSDSGRNSMSSLPTHSTSGSLSASTGPVCHSDGSSALANSLSKGAQSNFPPWVTGNSTNLDCSYRAALNSGGLASKANGDAGSPLSADEPSTLSETAGGIRSPITTDELLIERLEQRLLERETELQELQGSFEDKETDTCQLFEERQRYCAEEMEGLKERCSTKLRQVSQMAAKTQQALQLQVSQLQVEKERLQEDVLKLTREKELVGLRLRTYATESTQLAPTLEETQWEVCQKSGEISLLKQQLRDCQADVNHKLNEMVSLRVSLKENTAKMEMLERQNKDQENKLHSRTIEVEVCQNELQRKKNEADLLREKVGKLEKDIQGMKEDLALAKERRLNHDLQLEARAHTPASERLIDQGSDSPAQSQAGKNIERVSTESLQREVERLKRQLGEEKDAQERQANSFELERKTWNKEKDRVIKYQKQLQINYLHMHRKNQDLERILKELTAELESRTELGMDINYSSGLQTYDDVIATEI; the protein is encoded by the exons ATGGGCAGTGTCAGCAGCCTCGTCAACGGCAACGGCCTCAACAGCAAGCACTGCCAGGCGTCTGAACACAGGTTAAAGAAGAAAACCAACACTCTGAGAAAGAGCGGGGGTTGCAGCCTCGACGAGTTACTGACGTGCGGCTTCACTCAGGGCTCCTCGTCCGCCGCCCAGCCCTCCAAAGGCCTGTCCCACTCCCGCTCAGGACGCAGCGAAGATTTCTTCTACATCAAG GTGAGCCATAAACCGAGGTCAGCGCACTACAGAGGAGGACCAATGGAAGATCGCACGGGTGGAAAGAACCGAGATGGGGAATCAGATGGGCGACTGCAACCAAAACTGCTGCTCATGTCAGGAAACATGGCTGAAAGG GTCTCTGCTGAGAAGTCATTGATCCGTTCCACTGCTTTCAAGCCTGTGATCCCCAGGAGTACATTGTCCACAGAGACAGGCCACAACAGCCTGGACCACATCCTTTGTCCTCTGGAGAAAGCGAGGAGTCCAGACATTAGACACAAGCAAGACACCTTCTCAG GGACTCTCTCCGACTCTGGACGTAACTCGATGTCTAGCCTTCCCACCCACAGCACCAGCGGCAGCCTAAGTGCTTCCACGGGCCCTGTCTGTCACAGCGATGGCAGCTCAGCTCTGGCAAACAGCCTCAGCAAGGGAGCACAGTCTAATTTCCCTCCATGGGTCACTGGGAATAGCACTAACCTTGACTGCAGCTACAGGGCTGCTTTGAACAGCGGAGGGTTGGCATCTAAGGCTAATGGGGACGCTGGCTCCCCACTTTCTGCAGATGAGCCAAGCACTCTCTCTGAAACTGCAGGTGGGATTCGGTCCCCCATTACTACAGATGAGTTACTGATTGAACGCTTGGAACAAAGGCTgctggagagagagactgaacTGCAGGAGCTACAG GGGAGTTTTGAAGACAAAGAAACAGACACCTGCCAGTTGTTTGAGGAGAGACAAAGGTACTGTGCTGAAGAGATGGAGGGGCTGAAGGAGCGATGCTCCACTAAGCTTCGCCAAGTCTCCCAAATGGCCGCAAAAACCCAGCAAGCACTCCAGCTGCAGGTCAGCCAGCTCCAG GTGGAGAAGGAGAGGCTCCAGGAGGATGTCTTAAAGCTAACCAGAGAGAAGGAGCTTGTGGGGCTCAGACTGAGGACTTATGCGACAGAGAGCACACAGCTCGCTCCGACACTCGAGGAAACTCAATGGGAG GTGTGTCAGAAGTCGGGGGAGATCTCCTTGTTGAAACAGCAACTGAGAGACTGCCAGGCGGACGTCAACCACAAGCTAAACGAGATGGTCAGCCTCCGGGTGTCACTGAAGGAAAACACGGCAAAGATGGAGATGCTTGAGAGACAGAACAAAGACCAAGAGAACAAACTCCACTCTCGCACCATAGAGGTTGAG GTGTGCCAAAATGAACTACAGCGCAAGAAGAATGAGGCTGATTTGCTGAGAGAGAAAGTAGGCAAACTGGAGAAAGACATTCAGGGAATGAAAGAAGATCTGGCACTGGCCAAGGAGCGGAGGCTGAACCACGATCTGCAACTCGAGGCCCGGGCCCACACTCCGGCCTCGGAGAGACTCATAGACCAGGGCTCAGACTCCCCCGCCCAGAGCCAGGCGGGGAAGAACATCGAACGCGTCTCCACAGAATCCCTCCAGAGAGAAGTGGAGAGACTGAAGCGGCAGCTCGGGGAGGAGAAGGACGCGCAGGAGAGGCAGGCCAACAGCTTTGAGCTGGAGAGGAAAACTTGGAAcaaggagaaagacagagtcATCAAGTACCAGAAGCAGCTCCAGATCAACTACCTGCACATGCACAGGAAGAATCAGGACCTGGAGAGGATCCTGAAGGAGCTGACTGCTGAACTGGAGAGCCGCACAGAGCTCGGCATGGACATCAACTACAGCTCAGGGTTACAGACATACGACGACGTTATTGCCACAGAGATTTGA